A genome region from Paradevosia shaoguanensis includes the following:
- a CDS encoding ABC transporter permease translates to MSVAAATGPYRLWLGLYAITWREIAKFLRQTERLLSALIRPALWLLVFATGLHDLLGVSIIEPYETYTPYQEYIIPGLIGIVILFQCMQSALSMVYDREAGVMRVMLVSPLPRSYLLFAKIAGATILSMLQVFAFLAVARIFGYWLPGWGSLTIIPSIILTGLMLGSIGLLVSVYTPQIENFSGMMNFVVFPMFFLSSALYPLWKLREAGADLVYWLSMINPFTHAVEIIRYAGYGKMNWISLAVVVGCTLVAFVLAARGYNPQAGAIRRVKRD, encoded by the coding sequence GTGTCAGTAGCAGCGGCCACCGGCCCTTATCGTCTCTGGCTCGGCCTTTACGCCATCACCTGGCGTGAGATCGCCAAGTTCCTGCGGCAGACCGAGCGCCTGCTTTCGGCGCTCATCCGGCCGGCCCTGTGGTTGCTCGTCTTCGCGACGGGCCTGCATGACCTCCTGGGCGTCTCGATCATCGAGCCCTACGAGACCTACACGCCCTATCAGGAATACATCATTCCCGGGCTCATCGGCATCGTCATCCTCTTCCAGTGCATGCAGTCGGCGCTCTCGATGGTCTATGACCGCGAGGCGGGCGTGATGCGCGTCATGCTCGTCAGCCCGCTGCCGCGCAGTTACCTGCTCTTCGCCAAGATCGCCGGCGCGACCATCCTCTCCATGCTGCAGGTCTTCGCCTTCCTCGCCGTCGCGCGCATCTTCGGCTACTGGCTGCCCGGCTGGGGAAGCCTCACCATCATTCCCTCCATCATCCTCACCGGCCTGATGCTGGGTTCGATCGGCCTTCTCGTCTCGGTCTATACACCCCAGATCGAGAACTTCTCGGGCATGATGAACTTCGTGGTCTTCCCGATGTTCTTCCTGTCCTCGGCGCTCTATCCGCTCTGGAAGCTGCGCGAAGCGGGAGCCGACCTCGTCTACTGGCTCTCGATGATCAACCCCTTTACCCACGCGGTCGAAATCATTCGCTACGCCGGCTACGGCAAGATGAACTGGATCTCGCTGGCGGTGGTCGTGGGCTGCACGCTGGTTGCGTTCGTCCTCGCGGCGCGGGGGTATAATCCGCAGGCCGGGGCCATCCGCAGGGTCAAGCGGGACTAG